One Streptomyces sp. NBC_00223 genomic window carries:
- a CDS encoding aminotransferase-like domain-containing protein — MTTTTRSADITAAATASDPAAYADGAARPAASLVSARVAGLSLSAPYAVPARRPGPDFVNLVSGAPAVEALPLREIGEVTNELFSQARSGGQALAYGPNAGELRLRELIAAREGVPVDRVLITNGALHGIALTLQVIAEPGDVIVVDDPVFPDTIRIVESTGADIHTVPVGPNGFEVEVLAERLRAGLRPKAVYTVPDFHNPGGGLLPYERRLRLVELAEHYGFVIVSDNPYRQFSFDGGQEPDFPLDSDRVVIAHTFAKTLGPGLRLGWLVVPEWPAPHVVNLRRRYDFQSSTLSQAIARSLLERPGWFDGLLHRGRTLYRTRAQLAVRALREAGDRLEFTAPEGGFFIWARVVDGTATAELLAERALEAGVVYSKGTFYDPHQSGRYADHLRLAYSAAEHDHLVAGLERLTAVVKSLP; from the coding sequence ATGACCACGACCACGCGTTCCGCCGACATCACGGCCGCCGCTACCGCCTCCGATCCGGCCGCTTACGCCGACGGGGCCGCGCGTCCGGCCGCCTCCCTGGTCTCAGCCAGGGTCGCCGGGCTGTCGCTGTCCGCCCCCTACGCCGTACCGGCCCGGCGGCCCGGACCCGACTTCGTCAACCTGGTCAGCGGCGCCCCGGCGGTCGAGGCGCTGCCGCTGCGGGAGATCGGGGAGGTCACCAACGAGCTTTTCTCACAAGCCCGTTCGGGCGGCCAGGCGCTCGCCTACGGGCCCAACGCCGGTGAACTCCGGCTCCGCGAACTGATCGCGGCGCGCGAGGGCGTACCCGTCGACCGCGTCCTGATCACCAACGGCGCGCTGCACGGCATCGCCCTGACCCTCCAGGTGATCGCCGAGCCGGGCGATGTCATCGTCGTGGACGATCCGGTCTTCCCCGACACCATCCGCATCGTGGAGAGCACCGGGGCCGACATCCACACCGTGCCCGTCGGGCCCAACGGCTTCGAGGTGGAGGTGCTGGCCGAACGGCTGCGGGCGGGGCTGCGCCCCAAGGCCGTCTACACCGTGCCGGACTTCCACAACCCCGGCGGCGGACTGCTGCCGTACGAGCGGCGGTTGCGGCTGGTCGAACTCGCCGAGCACTACGGCTTCGTGATCGTCTCGGACAACCCCTACCGGCAGTTCTCCTTCGACGGCGGGCAGGAGCCCGACTTCCCGCTGGACAGCGACCGGGTGGTGATCGCCCACACCTTCGCCAAGACGCTCGGCCCGGGGCTGCGGCTCGGCTGGCTGGTCGTCCCGGAGTGGCCGGCGCCGCACGTGGTCAACCTGCGGCGCCGCTACGACTTCCAGAGCTCCACGCTCTCCCAGGCCATCGCCCGTTCGCTGCTGGAACGGCCCGGCTGGTTCGACGGCCTGCTGCACCGCGGCCGGACGCTGTACCGCACCCGCGCCCAACTCGCCGTACGGGCCCTGCGGGAGGCGGGCGACCGGCTCGAATTCACGGCTCCGGAGGGCGGGTTCTTCATCTGGGCCAGGGTCGTCGACGGGACCGCGACGGCCGAACTGCTCGCCGAACGCGCCCTGGAGGCCGGGGTGGTGTACTCCAAGGGCACGTTCTACGACCCGCACCAGAGCGGGCGTTACGCCGACCATCTGCGGCTGGCGTACTCGGCGGCCGAGCACGATCACCTCGTCGCCGGGCTGGAGCGCCTGACGGCCGTGGTCAAGTCCCTGCCGTGA
- a CDS encoding enolase C-terminal domain-like protein: MTALGPIEVFTARVPMNRPFAHAAKSRTTAQSVLVRCSFAGATGWGEGAPRSYVTGETLTSAVAALRRADPRVLGQVLADADGFEAGVRALADLDLPRTLGAPGGPAPAAAAALETALLDVWCRAHGRDAADALRVAAAGSGVLRDAPRVPVSALVLDSSRTPAELLGGMPPGALANLRHVKVKGLADPFATRRVVLAVRGFLDTATTTVSVDANGSWEPAVALRAAGLLADAVDWIEEPTRRRDWATLGRIQRETGCPVMLDESGATPADLDAAAGPGAASYVNVRVSKCGGPLRSLRMIERARALGLGYQLGVQVAEIGPLWAAGRLLAAWAEGPVAVESGRQDEWFGPGLTVPGYAIDRTRHLAPPLPGPGFGLTPSPTLIHTHLRTADPVPGRPAAHTDEQFSPETRTSA; this comes from the coding sequence GTGACCGCGCTCGGGCCGATCGAGGTCTTCACCGCGCGGGTGCCCATGAACCGGCCCTTCGCGCACGCCGCCAAGTCCCGTACCACCGCCCAGTCGGTGCTGGTCCGCTGCTCCTTCGCGGGCGCCACCGGCTGGGGCGAGGGGGCGCCGCGCTCGTACGTCACCGGCGAGACACTGACGTCGGCGGTGGCCGCGCTGCGGCGGGCCGACCCCCGGGTGCTCGGCCAGGTCCTCGCGGACGCCGACGGTTTCGAGGCCGGCGTACGGGCGCTGGCCGACCTCGACCTGCCGCGGACGCTCGGCGCCCCCGGCGGGCCGGCCCCCGCCGCCGCGGCGGCGCTGGAGACGGCGCTGCTGGACGTCTGGTGCCGGGCGCACGGGCGGGACGCCGCCGACGCCCTGCGGGTGGCAGCCGCGGGCTCCGGCGTCCTGCGCGACGCTCCCCGCGTACCGGTCTCCGCGCTGGTGCTCGATTCCAGCCGCACCCCGGCCGAACTGCTCGGCGGCATGCCGCCTGGGGCCCTGGCGAATCTGCGGCACGTCAAGGTCAAGGGACTTGCCGACCCCTTCGCGACCCGGCGTGTGGTGCTGGCGGTACGCGGCTTCCTCGACACGGCGACGACCACCGTCTCGGTGGACGCCAACGGCTCCTGGGAGCCGGCGGTCGCGCTGCGGGCCGCCGGGCTGCTGGCGGACGCCGTCGACTGGATCGAGGAGCCCACCCGGCGGCGCGACTGGGCGACCCTGGGCCGGATCCAGCGGGAGACCGGGTGCCCGGTGATGCTGGACGAGTCCGGGGCGACGCCCGCCGACCTCGACGCGGCGGCCGGACCCGGCGCTGCCTCGTACGTCAATGTACGGGTCTCCAAGTGCGGCGGTCCGCTGCGGTCGCTGCGGATGATCGAGCGGGCCCGCGCGCTGGGGCTCGGTTATCAACTCGGCGTCCAGGTCGCGGAGATCGGCCCGCTGTGGGCGGCCGGGCGGCTGCTCGCCGCCTGGGCCGAGGGGCCGGTGGCCGTCGAGTCGGGGCGCCAGGACGAGTGGTTCGGACCGGGGCTGACCGTGCCCGGCTACGCGATCGACCGCACCCGGCATCTGGCCCCGCCGCTGCCGGGCCCCGGCTTCGGCCTGACGCCCTCCCCCACCCTGATCCACACCCATCTGCGGACCGCGGACCCCGTGCCGGGGCGGCCGGCCGCGCACACCGACGAGCAGTTTTCCCCAGAGACGAGGACTTCGGCATGA